In Chaetodon trifascialis isolate fChaTrf1 chromosome 2, fChaTrf1.hap1, whole genome shotgun sequence, one DNA window encodes the following:
- the LOC139339895 gene encoding elongation factor 1-alpha 1: MGKEKLHINIVVIGHVDSGKSTTTGHLIYKCGGIDKRTIEKFEKEAAEMGKGSFKYAWVLDKLKAERERGITIDISLWKFETSKYYVTIIDAPGHRDFIKNMITGTSQADCAVLIVAAGVGEFEAGISKNGQTREHALLAYTLGVKQLIVGINKMDSTEPNYSQKRYEEIVKEVSTYIKKIGYNPDTVAFVPISGWNGDNMLEPSPNMTWFKGWKINRKDGNASGTTLLEALDAIQPPTRPTDKPLRLPLQDVYKIGGIGTVPVGRVETGILKPGMVVTFAPVNVTTEVKSVEMHHEALTEALPGDNVGFNVKNVSVKDIRRGNVAGDSRNDPPQEAASFTSQVIILNHPGQISAGYAPVLDCHTAHIACKFAELKEKIDRRSGKKLEDNPKSLKSGDAAIVDMIPGKPMCVESFSEYPPLGRFAVRDMRQTVAVGVIKGVEKKAPTSGKITKSAQKAQKVK; encoded by the exons ATGGGGAAGGAGAAGCTCCACATAAACATTGTGGTAATAGGACATGTCGACTCAGGCAAGTCCACCACCACCGGCCACCTGATCTACAAGTGTGGTGGTATTGACAAGAGAACCATTGAGAAGTTTGAGAAGGAAGCTGCTGAG ATGGGAAAGGGTTCCTTCAAATATGCCTGGGTTTTGGACAAGCTGAAAGCAGAGCGTGAGCGTGGCATCACCATTGACATCTCTCTTTGGAAGTTTGAGACCAGCAAGTACTACGTCACCATCATTGATGCTCCAGGACACAGGGACTTCATCAAGAACATGATCACTGGGACTTCTCAG GctgactgtgctgtgctgatCGTGGCTGCAGGTGTGGGGGAGTTTGAAGCTGGCATCTCAAAGAACGGCCAGACTCGTGAGCATGCCCTCCTTGCCTACACCTTGGGAGTGAAACAGCTCATTGTGGGCATCAACAAGATGGATTCCACTGAGCCCAACTACAGCCAGAAGCGCTACGAAGAGATTGTGAAGGAAGTCAGCACTTACATCAAGAAAATTGGTTACAACCCTGACACTGTGGCCTTCGTGCCCATCTCTGGCTGGAACGGAGACAACATGCTGGAACCCAGCCCTAAT atgacctggTTCAAGGGCTGGAAGATCAACCGTAAAGATGGTAATGCCTCAGGCACCACACTGCTGGAGGCTCTGGATGCCATCCAGCCTCCCACACGTCCCACTGACAAGCCCCTCCGCCTGCCTCTGCAGGACGTCTACAAGATCGGAG GCATTGGGACCGTACCAGTGGGCAGGGTGGAGACAGGAATACTAAAACCTGGCATGGTGGTGACCTTTGCCCCTGTCAATGTAACCACTGAGGTCAAGTCAGTGGAGATGCACCATGAGGCCCTGACTGAGGCGCTGCCTGGTGACAATGTGGGCTTTAACGTCAAGAATGTGTCTGTGAAGGACATTCGCCGTGGAAACGTGGCTGGAGACAGCAGGAACGACCCACCACAAGAGGCAGCCAGCTTCACCTCTCAG GTGATTATCCTGAACCACCCTGGTCAGATCAGTGCTGGCTACGCCCCCGTGCTGGACTGCCACACTGCGCACATCGCATGCAAGTTTGCAGAGCTCAAGGAAAAGATTGACCGTCGCTCTGGTAAAAAGCTCGAAGACAACCCCAAGTCCCTGAAGTCTGGAGATGCTGCTATTGTGGACATGATCCCAGGCAAGCCCATGTGTGTGGAGAGCTTCTCTGAGTACCCACCACTTG GGAGGTTTGCGGTCCGTGACATGCGTCAGACCGTGGCAGTGGGAGTAATTAAAGGTGTGGAAAAGAAAGCCCCTACCAGTGGTAAGATAACCAAGTCTGCACAGAAAGCACAGAAGGTCAAATGA